The segment CCATCGAAATGATCGCCCGCATGGGACTGAACAACCTGCTGGTCAACTCCATTCCTTCGACCAGCGAAGCGCAGTTGCAGCAGCGGCGGCAGTTGTCGCACGGTCTGGACGACAGCGACATGCGCGTACTGCAGGCCGATGTGCCCGGCGTGCAATGGGTTTCGGCGCGGCGCGAGATGCGGCCGCATGATCTGCTGCCCGCGCCCAACGGTCCGCTACCGGATGTACTGGGCGTGGCGCCCCCGTACGTGCAGATTCATGGCCTGCGGTTGGCGCAGGGACGGTTCTTTGATGCCACCGACGAGCAGGCGGCCGCCGCCGACTGCGTGCTGGGCGCCGCGGCCAAGGTCGCCTTGTTCGGCTACGGCCGGGCGCTGGGCAAGTACCTGAAGTTCAACAATGCCTGGTGGCGCGTGATTGGCGTGCTGCTGCCGCAGCCGCAGTTACCCGGCAGCGGCGGCAGCGATTTGAACGGCGCCATCTACACGCCGCTGTCGGCGTTTCAGTATCGGGTTTGGGACGCCGATTTCAGCTTCAAGGATCCGCTCGACGGCATTGACCTGGCGCTGCATCCGGGCACGAGCGTCACCGCCGCGGCCACGGTGGCGCGCGCCATTCTGACTTCGACGCATCACGGCGTCTCGGACTTTCACGTGGTCGTGCCGGCGGCGTTGATGGCGGAGCAGCGGAGCCAGCAGCGCATTTTCACGCTGGTGATGGTCGCCATTGCGGCCATTTCGCTGCTGGTTGGTGGCATCGGGATCATGAATATCGTGCTGGCCACGGTGCTCGAACGCACGCGCGAAATTGGCGTGCGGCGCGCCACTGGCGCCACGCGCGGCGACATTTTGCGGCAGTTTCTGATCGAATCGGTACTGATCTCGTTCAGCGGCGGCGCTATCGGGGTACTGTTTGGCGTGGCTTTGTCACGGGCCATCTCGTGGGCAGCGGGCTGGCCCACCGTCGTCAGTGCGCTCTCGATTGTCGTCGCCTTCGGCGTTTCCGTTGTCGTGGGGATCGTTTTTGGTCTGTATCCGGCGCGCAAAGCCTCGCTCATCAGCCCCATCGACGCTCTGCGCTATGAATGAGCGGGTCGCAGCCGGGCGCTGAAGTGGCGCAGGAAGGGCGCCTCATACGTCAGTTCCAGGCCGCGAATCGATTGCCGGCGGCGCCAGACTTCGAGAATCACTTCGACCACGTAGTCGATATGCGACTGCGTGTAGACACGGCGCGGGATGGCCAGGCGCAGCAGGTCCATTTTGGCGGCCCGGTCGAACATGAGGGTGCCGATCTCGACTGAGCGGATGCCGCCCTCCAGATACAGCTCGGCCGCGAGCGCAACGCCGGGGAATTGCGCGGGCGGAACGTGCGGTAGGAATGCACGGGCGTCTACGTAAATGGCGTGGCCGCCGGGCGGCTGGACGATGGGCACTCCGGCGGCGGCAATATGCTCGCCTAAATAGGCAGTGGAGGCGATGCGGTAGTTGAGGTAGTCCTCATCAAGCGCCTCGTTCAAACCGACGGCGATGGCTTCGAGGTCGCGGCCGGCGAGGCCGCCGTAGGTCGGGAAGCCTTCGGTGAGGATGAGCAGATTCTTTTCCTGCTGGGCAACGGCGTCGTCGTTGGTGCATAAGAAGCCACCGATGTTGGCGATGCCATCTTTTTTGGCGGACATGGTGCAGCCGTCGGCGAGGCGGAACATTTCCTGCGCGATGGCGCGCGGCGTCCAATCGGCGTAGCCGGGTTCGCGCAGCTTGATGAGGTAGGCGTTTTCGGCGAAGCGGCAGGCGTCGAGATAGAGCGGAATGTTGTAGCGCCGGCAGATGTCTTTCACGGCGCGGATGTTGGCGAGCGAGATGGGCTGGCCGCCGCCGGAGTTGTTGGTGGCCGTCAGCATGACTAGCGGCACGCGGTCGCGGCCGGTCTGCGCGATGGTATGTTCGAGCCGGGGGGTATCCATGTTGCCCTTGAAGGGATGCCGCAGCGAGGGCGTCAGCGCCTCGGCGATGGGCAAGTCGAGCGCTTCGGCGCCGGCGGCTTCGCAGTTGGCGCGCGTGGTGTCGAAGTGGGTGTTGTTGGGGACGACATCGCCCTTTTTGCACAGCACGCTGAAGAGAATGCGCTCGGCGGCCCGGCCCTGATGCGTCGGAATCACGTGTTTGAAGCCGGTGATGGCCTGTACCGAGTCGCGGAAACGCTCGAAGCTTGGCGCGCCGGCGTAGCTCTCGTCACCGCGCATCATGGCGGCCCACTGCTCGGTGGACATGGCGTTGGTGCCGGAGTCGGTGAGCAGGTCAATCAGGATGTCGCGCGAGGCGATGAGAAAGAGGTTGTAGCCGGCGGCTTCGAGCAGCTTCTGGCGTTCTTCACGCGTGGTGCGGCGGATCGGCTCGACCGACTTGATGCGGAACGGTTCGATGATGGTGTGAGTCGGCATCGGTTTCGATTGTAGCGCCGGGCGCACATCTATTGACTGGCGCAGCTTTCGGCGTGGCTGGGCCGCGCCACCCGCTTGACGCGCGGCCAGGCTGGAGTCCCCTGGAGCCCCAGCCCGGCTGCTCCCCTGCCTAGTTGTTTGCAGGGTCGGGCCGCCCCTGCATGGGTCTGGTTTTGTTCTCGCCGGCTACGTCCTCGGCAGCTGGGAGCAGTGGTTGCGGGGAGACATCTGGTGCACGGCTGTGGAGTTATTCTCATGGCCGTAGCGCTGGCTGATCCGAGCTTCGCCGCAGGCGCTCACCCACTTTGAAATACCAGTTCCAGGATGATCGTGAGCCGGTGGTGCAAACGCGGGTGAACGGCTAGGCCGGATGAAGGCCGGGGCCTGAATACCTGTTTTACGGTAAACTGGGTACATGAAAACCACGGTGGATCTGCCGGACGATCTCATGATCGAGGTCAAGGTGGCAGCGGCGCGGCGACGGTGTACCCTGCGGCAATTTTTCGAGCAAGCATTACGCCGCGAAGCGCACATCGGCCCGCCGAAGCCGAAAAAGCCGCGCCCCTTCAAGTGGCACACTTATCCTGGAGGATTGGCACCCGGCTTCGACGTCGCGAATCGCGAAAGGATGTATGAATGGTTCGCCCGAGAGCTCGGAGAAAAGTGATCGCGATCGACACCAACCTGCTGGTGTACGCAGCCGGCCAGACCTCGCCGCAGCATGAAGCGGCACAGGCGGCGATCGAGCAGGCGCGTTCGCATCCCGAAGGTTGGGGTGTACCCTTCCCGGTCATCGCCGAGTTTTGGAGCGTGATCACGGGACGCAGCGCGGGAGCGCGACCGGCCACACCGGCCGAGGCGGCGTGGATTTTGGCTGATCTGGGCGCCGCCGGAGCGCAACTCTGGTTTCCGACTCCAGGAACCGAATCGGCATTGCGCGATTTGGCCAGAAAACTGGATGTTCGCGGCGCCCGCATTTTTGACCTGCAGATCGCGCTCATTGCGCGCGAGAACGGGGCGCGCGAATTGTGGACGCACGATGCCGGCTTTATGCCGATTCCCGGGCTGCGGCTGCGCGACCCGCTCTAACGAGAGCCAAACCAGCGTTGGTGTCATCCGCTCCGGGCGGATGCGTGCGGCTTTTCCTGATGTCAAAGCTGCAAGCGGACTGTTCCGCCGGGCTACAGCGGGGCTGGTTTGGCTTTACGCGCTTGGCTTCTTGAAACGCGCCGACGCGGCGCCCCAGGCGATGCCGAAGCAGATGCCGACGATCACCAGGCCGAAGATCTGCTGCGTGCCGAAGGCACCGGTGCGGAAGCGCGGAATGAACTCCGCCAGGCCAATCACGCCGATGGCCAGCGGCAGCAGGATGGCCCACCAACTCTTCATCAGGAACTCTGATTTCTATGGTACGCCGCCAGCGCGTCGGTGAGCGTGAGCACGCCCAGGAGCAGGCCGTTGGCGCGATGAATGACCGGCAGGAGCGGCTCGTCGCCGGCTTCGCGCAAGAAGGTCTCGAGCGGCTGGTCGGGATAGAGCACCGGCAGGCGCCACTCCGGCTGCAGGACTTCGAGCAGCGGCCGCTCCTCTTCGGCGCGGACCACCAGCGGCGCCAGCATGTCGAGCGTGACGCCGTACCAGGCGCTGCGGCCACCATCCACCAGCACGAATTTGCGCGGCGCGGTTTGCGCTTTCAGCCAAGCCTCACGCACGGGCCGGGCGGCGTCGACCACTGGTGGCGCCAGCCTGCCGCCGCCGTACGGCGAGCGCATGGCATCCTCGACGTGCAGCACTTCTTCCTCACGCCGTTCTTCCATCGAGGGCAGAGTGATGCCGTCCTGCTGGGTCAGCAGCTCGAAGATGGGCGTGGGCTGCCAACGGCGGGAAATATAGTACGCGATGGCGTTGGAGATGATCAGAGGCAGCACAATATCGTAGCTGCCGGAGACCTCTACCACCAGAAACACTGAGGTCATGGGGGCGCGCAGGATGCCGGCAAAGGCCGTGCCCATGCCCACGAGAGCGTACACGCCCATCGGAGCGGTCAGACGCGGTAGCAGTAGGTGCTCGACCCCGCCGACCGCGCCCCCCATCATGGCGCCGATGAACAGGGTGGGGGCGAACATGCCGCCAGGCGTACCGCTGGAAAATGACAGCGCAGTGGCGCCAATTTTGAGCAGCGACAGGATCGCCAACGTCGGCCAGAGGTACGAGCCGCC is part of the Acidobacteriota bacterium genome and harbors:
- a CDS encoding ABC transporter permease translates to MSVQERSSGLRPAPRDNWERYTGDLRLAGQNLIQQKIRTALTALGMIFGVGAVIGMLAIGAGARQQSIEMIARMGLNNLLVNSIPSTSEAQLQQRRQLSHGLDDSDMRVLQADVPGVQWVSARREMRPHDLLPAPNGPLPDVLGVAPPYVQIHGLRLAQGRFFDATDEQAAAADCVLGAAAKVALFGYGRALGKYLKFNNAWWRVIGVLLPQPQLPGSGGSDLNGAIYTPLSAFQYRVWDADFSFKDPLDGIDLALHPGTSVTAAATVARAILTSTHHGVSDFHVVVPAALMAEQRSQQRIFTLVMVAIAAISLLVGGIGIMNIVLATVLERTREIGVRRATGATRGDILRQFLIESVLISFSGGAIGVLFGVALSRAISWAAGWPTVVSALSIVVAFGVSVVVGIVFGLYPARKASLISPIDALRYE
- a CDS encoding tryptophanase — translated: MPTHTIIEPFRIKSVEPIRRTTREERQKLLEAAGYNLFLIASRDILIDLLTDSGTNAMSTEQWAAMMRGDESYAGAPSFERFRDSVQAITGFKHVIPTHQGRAAERILFSVLCKKGDVVPNNTHFDTTRANCEAAGAEALDLPIAEALTPSLRHPFKGNMDTPRLEHTIAQTGRDRVPLVMLTATNNSGGGQPISLANIRAVKDICRRYNIPLYLDACRFAENAYLIKLREPGYADWTPRAIAQEMFRLADGCTMSAKKDGIANIGGFLCTNDDAVAQQEKNLLILTEGFPTYGGLAGRDLEAIAVGLNEALDEDYLNYRIASTAYLGEHIAAAGVPIVQPPGGHAIYVDARAFLPHVPPAQFPGVALAAELYLEGGIRSVEIGTLMFDRAAKMDLLRLAIPRRVYTQSHIDYVVEVILEVWRRRQSIRGLELTYEAPFLRHFSARLRPAHS
- a CDS encoding DUF2191 domain-containing protein is translated as MKTTVDLPDDLMIEVKVAAARRRCTLRQFFEQALRREAHIGPPKPKKPRPFKWHTYPGGLAPGFDVANRERMYEWFARELGEK
- a CDS encoding PIN domain-containing protein, which translates into the protein MVRPRARRKVIAIDTNLLVYAAGQTSPQHEAAQAAIEQARSHPEGWGVPFPVIAEFWSVITGRSAGARPATPAEAAWILADLGAAGAQLWFPTPGTESALRDLARKLDVRGARIFDLQIALIARENGARELWTHDAGFMPIPGLRLRDPL